GTTACCTATAATGATGGAAATTTTGAAGGCATTATGAGTCTTTTAAAAGACATTAATGATAACAAGCCAGAATATGCTTTTTTGGACAATACTCACCGTAAAAAGTTAAAAGAAGCTTATCAAAGGGCCATTCCTTGCATCCTGAAAACACAGATCAACGATGCCGGTAAACCGACAGCCTGGTGTCAGCAATATGATGAGGTTACGTTGCAGCCTGCGTGGGCACGTAAATTTGAACCACCAAGTATTTGTAATAAAGAAAGTGCAGATTTGGTGTTATTCCTGATGAGCATCGAACATCCCTCTAAAGAAATTATTGAAGCCGTAAAAAATGCCGTAGCCTGGTTTGAAGAATCCAAAATCTACAATACCCGGGTTAAAGTGATCCCTGCCGAAAAACTGATTACTCCTTTCCGGGTTTCTAAAACAGACCGCGTAGTTGTAACCGATACTACTGCTCCACCAATTTGGACACGCTATTACGAGTTGAAAACCCATAAGCCTATATTTTGCGATCGCGACAGTAAAATAGTGTATGCTTTAGCTGATATTAGCAGGGAACGACGTGACGGTTACGCCTGGTATACTTATGCTCCTCAGCAGGTGCTCGACAAATATCCGGAGTGGTATCAGAACCTTCATTAGCTTAATGCTAAGATTCGCTCTTCTGATATTTAATTGCT
This is a stretch of genomic DNA from Candidatus Pedobacter colombiensis. It encodes these proteins:
- the pelA gene encoding pectate lyase is translated as MKYLAILFIGFSIAAKAQTTDFKYTAVDPRPFADNANHWYFGFDKHNVINSKPNQPKYQPTELTNIADNILLFQKDNGGWPKNYDIMAILTAEQKDSLIRAKSVLNTTFDNGSTYTQIAVLANVYTVTKIEKYKSAALKGLDYVLESQYKNGGWPQFYPLESNYSRYVTYNDGNFEGIMSLLKDINDNKPEYAFLDNTHRKKLKEAYQRAIPCILKTQINDAGKPTAWCQQYDEVTLQPAWARKFEPPSICNKESADLVLFLMSIEHPSKEIIEAVKNAVAWFEESKIYNTRVKVIPAEKLITPFRVSKTDRVVVTDTTAPPIWTRYYELKTHKPIFCDRDSKIVYALADISRERRDGYAWYTYAPQQVLDKYPEWYQNLH